A DNA window from Impatiens glandulifera chromosome 7, dImpGla2.1, whole genome shotgun sequence contains the following coding sequences:
- the LOC124909795 gene encoding uncharacterized RING finger protein P32A8.03c-like, producing MDMNGRNSSNNGNSNGRNSSNYGNGLPPANLELNLGLDSLDHQQVPLSLINGRPAVGLSARHTINGNLQAHLIHQPNYFMRNPTRNPVAITRALNQSFTHFSTMPSPPLIQTSPAMTWPPPQQQQQEICEYQYPIPESDFLSMGGFSTGPPVPYFLELQQGQIYNHQIMNHNYNARASTAATMGYLTPLDILNSQSRPIQSTAPAATRPSSSNVQIYQQRSITTGRRRRNLDQVIQSLINRQNQEQSVSWIGEEIDHEAGLNEGEIMMSVERLIHCPSFVMSEHEGEACAICQEEFKQGDDDICKLRCNHIYHFECIKAWLMQRNFCPICRAPAMYF from the exons ATGGATATGAACGGAAGAAACTCGTCTAACAATGGTAACTCCAACGGAAGAAACTCTTCTAACTATGGTAATGGGTTACCACCAGCAAATTTGGAGTTGAACTTAGGATTAGATTCGCTTGATCATCAACAGGTGCCTTTGAGCTTGATTAACGGGCGACCTGCAGTAGGTTTATCTGCAAGACATACCATTAATGGAAATCTGCAAGCTCATCTTATACATCAACCCAACTACTTCATGCGAAACCCTACTCGCAATCCCGTCGCCATCACCCGTGCTCTCAATCAGAGCTTCACTCATTTCAGCACGATGCCTTCACCTCCATTAATCCAAACTAGTCCGGCCATGACTTGGCCGCCGccgcagcagcagcagcaggagATATGTGAATATCAATACCCCATACCCGAGAGTGATTTCTTGTCCATGGGTGGCTTCAGTACCGGTCCCCCAGTCCCCTATTTCTTGGAATTGCAGCAGGGACAAATTTATAATCACCAAATCATGAATCATAACTATAATGCTAGAGCTTCAACCGCCGCTACTATGGGTTATCTAACCCCTCTGGATATTCTCAACAGCCAATCCAGGCCCATCCAGAGTACTGCTCCTGCTGCTACAAGACCGTCGTCTTCAAATGTTCAGATCTATCAACAAAGATCAATCACAACtggaagaaggagaaggaacctg GATCAAGTGATTCAGAGTTTGATCAACAGACAAAATCAg GAACAATCGGTAAGTTGGATTGGAGAAGAAATTGATCATGAAGCTGGATTGAATGAGGGAGAGATCATGATGAGTGTGGAGAGATTGATCCATTGCCCGTCTTTTGTAATGAGTGAGCACGAAGGAGAAGCCTGCGCCATTTGTCAG GAAGAGTTTAAGCAAGGAGATGATGATATATGCAAACTACGGTGTAATCACATCTACCATTTTGAGTGCATTAAGGCCTGGCTTATGCAAAGGAATTTCTGCCCAATCTGTAGGGCACCAGCAATgtacttttaa
- the LOC124945892 gene encoding annexin D5-like, with protein sequence MASMTIPAVLSSPRDDAIQLHRAFKGFGCDTAIVINILAHRDSMQRSYIRHEFRTMYGEELDKRLAKELSGDLERAVLLWMHDPATRDAIILRKALFGDAINVKTATEVICSRTPSQLLQIKQLYHSMTHSYLEHDIEFQCTGDHKKLLLAYLGIQRYEGPEVDRNMVEHDANALYKAGEKKFGTDEKTFIRIFSERSRAHMAAVDIAYTNLHKHSLQKAVKNETSGHFEHGLLTILRCAENPGTYFAKLLHKAMKGMGTQDTWLIRTIVTRAEIDMEYIKGEYQRKYKKTLKDAVKSETSGNYKDFLLALLGY encoded by the exons ATGGCTTCGATGACGATTCCTGCTGTGTTATCTTCACCTCGAGACGATGCAATTCAATTGCACCGCGCTTTTAAAG GATTTGGCTGCGATACTGCGATTGTTATCAATATCCTTGCCCATCGAGATTCAATGCAACGTTCTTATATTCGTCACGAGTTCAGAACCATGTATGGAGAAGAACTAGATAAACGCTTGGCTAAAGAGCTTTCTGGTGATCTCGAG AGAGCTGTCCTATTGTGGATGCACGATCCAGCTACACGAGATGCTATCATACTAAGGAAGGCTTTATTTGGAGATGCTATTAATGTGAAAACCGCCACTGAAGTGATATGTTCGCGAACTCCTTCCCAATTACTACAGATTAAACAATTGTATCATTCAATGACCCATTCTTACCTTGAGCATGACATCGAGTTTCAGTGCACTGGCGATCATAAAAAG TTGTTGCTCGCATATCTTGGTATACAACGATACGAAGGTCCGGAAGTTGATAGAAACATGGTAGAACATGATGCTAATGCACTCTATAAAGCTGGGGAGAAGAAGTTTGGAACCGATGAGAAGACATTCATTCGCATTTTCAGCGAAAGAAGCAGGGCTCACATGGCTGCGGTTGACATTGCATACACAAACCTGCATAAGCACTCACTCCAAAAG GCTGTGAAGAACGAAACATCTGGACACTTCGAACACGGACTGCTAACGATCCTGAGGTGTGCTGAGAACCCAGGGACATACTTTGCTAAG TTACTGCACAAGGCAATGAAGGGAATGGGAACCCAGGACACATGGCTGATTAGGACAATCGTTACAAGGGCAGAAATTGACATGGAATACATAAAAGGCGAGTACCAGAGGAAATATAAGAAAACTTTGAAGGATGCTGTCAAATCTGAGACATCTGGCAATTACAAGGACTTTCTTCTTGCTCTTCTTGGTTACTAA